In the genome of Pelagibacterium nitratireducens, one region contains:
- the pelG gene encoding exopolysaccharide Pel transporter PelG, whose amino-acid sequence MAGIGFALSKLRNQNNLAGHSIATGHAIMITAGPWIVIMIGLALISWLGGPLVGVEMTTTFRVLVIYCFALSLVVTAPIALELNLRVSAELFERRFERVHGIYIGALAAAALITVALAWVLFFVVIRLDMPTATAATFCVLQVSLLWLTMSMVAAIRQYVTVTTGFTMGLSVSVVLGLSLAGLGYGVAGLLAGFGAGLFLAFAILHGLIVQTFPGRVRRLTDGIAALIAHPMRSRTFAIAGISSALAVWIDKLVVWQSYEATSIAHGLIHAPRYDVPMFIAYLSIVPLMSIVSIWLETDFFTAYRKYRDIVHSGGTLRHIDAQRAAITWQTTNTIFSAFVIQITISLVLALTGPWIVGFLGLGLETLQVLRFALIGAAFHFLFLACVGVILFVQYARAYFVLQAAFLILNGGLTYVLLANPDALGLGYVIATGAAAILAYGVMVNTLQVMNRLTFIDNNPAVAG is encoded by the coding sequence ATGGCTGGCATCGGGTTTGCCCTATCGAAGCTTCGCAACCAGAACAACCTGGCCGGGCATTCCATCGCGACCGGTCATGCCATCATGATCACGGCGGGGCCATGGATCGTCATCATGATCGGGCTGGCGCTGATTTCCTGGCTCGGGGGGCCGCTGGTGGGCGTGGAGATGACGACGACGTTTCGCGTCCTCGTCATTTATTGCTTTGCCCTTTCTCTTGTCGTGACCGCTCCCATCGCGCTCGAACTCAATCTGCGCGTTTCGGCCGAGCTGTTCGAGCGGCGGTTCGAGCGGGTGCATGGCATCTACATTGGCGCTCTGGCGGCCGCGGCGCTGATCACCGTCGCGCTCGCCTGGGTGCTGTTTTTCGTTGTCATCAGGCTGGACATGCCGACGGCGACGGCAGCGACCTTCTGCGTTTTGCAGGTGTCGCTGCTCTGGCTGACCATGTCCATGGTCGCGGCGATCCGCCAGTATGTCACGGTCACCACGGGCTTTACCATGGGGTTGAGCGTATCGGTCGTGCTTGGCCTGTCGCTTGCCGGATTGGGATATGGTGTTGCGGGTCTGCTTGCCGGGTTTGGGGCAGGGCTGTTCCTGGCCTTTGCCATTCTGCATGGGCTCATTGTCCAGACGTTTCCCGGACGGGTGCGGCGGCTCACCGACGGCATTGCGGCGCTGATTGCCCATCCCATGCGCTCGCGCACTTTCGCCATAGCGGGGATTTCGAGTGCGCTGGCTGTGTGGATCGACAAGCTGGTGGTCTGGCAATCTTATGAAGCCACGTCGATCGCGCACGGGCTCATTCACGCCCCGCGATACGATGTGCCCATGTTCATTGCCTATCTCTCGATCGTTCCGCTGATGAGTATCGTTTCGATCTGGCTGGAGACCGATTTTTTCACTGCCTATCGCAAGTATCGCGACATCGTTCATTCGGGCGGCACGCTCCGTCATATCGATGCCCAGCGCGCCGCCATCACATGGCAGACCACAAATACGATCTTTTCGGCCTTCGTCATTCAGATCACGATCAGCCTCGTTCTGGCGCTGACCGGGCCCTGGATCGTGGGCTTTTTGGGCCTTGGGCTCGAAACGCTGCAGGTGTTGCGGTTTGCGCTGATCGGGGCAGCGTTCCACTTCCTGTTTCTCGCCTGCGTGGGCGTCATTCTGTTTGTGCAGTACGCGCGGGCCTATTTCGTGCTCCAGGCTGCCTTTCTGATCCTCAATGGCGGGCTGACCTATGTGCTGCTCGCCAATCCGGACGCCCTGGGGCTGGGCTATGTGATCGCAACGGGGGCGGCTGCGATCCTTGCCTATGGGGTCATGGTCAACACCCTCCAGGTGATGAACAGGCTTACATTCATCGACAATAACCCGGCGGTTGCAGGCTAG